The following coding sequences lie in one Arachis ipaensis cultivar K30076 chromosome B03, Araip1.1, whole genome shotgun sequence genomic window:
- the LOC107631920 gene encoding pentatricopeptide repeat-containing protein At1g59720, chloroplastic/mitochondrial, giving the protein MATTQTPLLFSTNNNGQPFIHNSHTRLFHLLNHSIVDISHLKQIHAQLLRTIHTNHHPQSLLLHSRILHHSSLLDLGYATRIFHHFQNPNSFMWNTLIRAYARTADQKHKSMELYKAMLMMEREQQSAAVIPDNYTYPFVLKACAYLFSLSEGKQVHAHVLKLGFESDTHICNSLIHFYATCGFLDLAHKVFEKMSERSEVSWNIMIDSYASAGEYDTALRMFCEMQRIHDPDGYTMQSVISSCAGLGALSLGLWAHAYVLKRSDKNMIGDVLVNTSLVDMYCKCGSVGFAKQVFESMPYRDVNSWNSMILGLAMHGMAEEALDYYARMVKVKGLMPNSITFVGVLSACNHRGMVNEGIMSFDIMTREYKIEPRLEHYGCLVDLFARAGRIEEAMNLVSEMPMKPDVVIWRSLLDACCKQHASLELSEELAKKVFESEGSTTYSSGAYVLLSRIYASASMWNDVGLLRKLMTDKGVNKEPGCSLVEIDGVTHEFFAGDTSHPQSEDIYKFMSEIEEKLEATGYVPDYSGAPLVDEVNEGKKNTMRLHSERLAIAFGLLRSRPGMPIRVFKNLRVCNDCHSVTKLLSRIYNVEIIVRDRARFHHFKEGNCSCKDYW; this is encoded by the coding sequence ATGGCAACAACTCAAACTCCATTGCTTTTCTCCAccaacaacaatggccaaccCTTTATCCATAACAGCCACACGCGCCTCTTCCACTTGCTCAACCACTCCATTGTTGATATCTCTCACTTGAAGCAAATCCATGCTCAACTTCTACGTACCATTCACACCAACCATCATCCACAATCCCTCCTTCTACACAGCAGAATCCTTCACCATTCTTCTCTGCTTGATCTTGGATACGCCACTCGAATTTTTCATCACTTTCAGAATCCCAATTCCTTCATGTGGAACACACTCATAAGAGCCTATGCTAGAACCGCAGACCAAAAACACAAGTCCATGGAACTTTACAAAGCAATGTTAATGATGGAACGAGAACAACAAAGTGCAGCGGTTATTCCTGATAATTACACATACCCTTTTGTTTTAAAGGCATGTGCTTACTTGTTCTCTCTTTCTGAAGGGAAACAggtgcatgctcatgtattgaaaCTTGGGTTTGAATCGGATACTCATATTTGTAACAGTTTGATTCATTTTTATGCAACTTGTGGGTTTCTAGACTTGGCACACAAGGTGTTCGAGAAAATGTCCGAAAGAAGTGAGGTTTCATGGAACATCATGATTGACTCTTATGCAAGTGCTGGTGAGTATGACACTGCATTGAGAATGTTCTGTGAGATGCAGAGGATTCATGATCCTGACGGTTACACCATGCAAAGTGTGATTAGTTCCTGTGCTGGATTGGGTGCTTTGTCTTTGGGTTTGTGGGCTCATGCTTATGTCTTGAAAAGGAGTGACAAGAACATGATTGGTGATGTTTTGGTTAACACTAGCTTGGTGGATATGTATTGCAAGTGTGGCTCAGTGGGATTTGCAAAACAAGTCTTTGAAAGCATGCCTTATAGAGATGTGAATTCATGGAATTCAATGATTTTGGGGCTTGCCATGCATGGCATGGCTGAGGAGGCGTTGGACTACTATGCAAGAATGGTGAAGGTAAAGGGACTCATGCCGAATTCAATCACTTTTGTTGGTGTCTTGAGTGCATGTAATCACAGGGGCATGGTTAATGAAGGGATTATGTCTTTTGACATAATGACCAGGGAGTACAAAATTGAGCCAAGATTAGAGCATTACGGATGCCTCGTTGATCTTTTCGCTCGAGCCGGACGCATCGAAGAGGCTATGAACTTGGTTTCAGAAATGCCTATGAAACCGGATGTCGTGATCTGGAGGAGTCTGTTGGATGCTTGTTGCAAGCAACATGCAAGTCTTGAGCTAAGTGAAGAATTGGCCAAGAAAGTGTTTGAGTCAGAGGGAAGTACTACATATAGTAGTGGTGCTTATGTGCTATTGTCAAGAATCTATGCTTCAGCTAGCATGTGGAATGATGTTGGATTGCTTAGAAAACTAATGACTGATAAGGGTGTGAATAAAGAACCAGGTTGTAGTTTGGTAGAGATTGATGGTGTCACTCATGAATTTTTTGCTGGGGACACTAGTCATCCTCAAAGTGAAGATATATACAAGTTTATGAGTGAAATTGAGGAGAAGCTAGAAGCAACCGGGTATGTACCTGATTATTCAGGTGCACCTTTAGTTGATGAGGTTAATGAGGGAAAAAAGAATACTATGAGGTTGCATAGTGAGAGATTAGCTATAGCTTTTGGATTACTAAGGTCAAGACCAGGCATGCCAATAAGAGTGTTTAAGAATCTTAGAGTGTGTAATGATTGTCACAGTGTTACAAAATTACTATCAAGAATTTATAATGTAGAGATAATTGTGAGAGATCGTGCACGGTTCCATCATTTTAAAGAGGGAAACTGTTCTTGTAAGGATTATTGGTGA
- the LOC107631918 gene encoding uncharacterized protein LOC107631918 isoform X1 yields the protein MAFEMPLDQIKQLQILLRKDANLSWYDTDKNDQLSLPKLPSVAETVANLDPSPPYLRCKNCDGRLLRGVQSSICVFCGANPHKDLPPEPIKFKDTLGYKWLLDSLQLDGSEMVAPMEEEENSSSRRRSESKDEIPLSELLDLEIRWPSEAERTLSSNSDSEAFQGKSSLSLAGVDLDGFFDHRESDSNASGQTMAFGDQVGDTASYSAIQASENLSLFQNVQASELATPTRSMEDQSDDSFSGWAANFRSASSGPVNEEPESSFGHSKVQDTVSGSSKDDFNHSVSKGNDWFQVDGWRTSNLEVPNQSGKPELNVDFNDTKTAESATSSSTRNLDWMQDDQWQRSDNKTTAAVVTEAVEYSFDGWNDFTGSARDSAQDPSSIISRSNITEQVGKSEITADLNNTKAEGNSSSIEDFSWMQDDVWPGSNNKTTDTKSTNNVEDSFDDWNDFSGSANAQYLSSNLSNSKITGESGKSELAKNNDDKIIAGGDSGSSRNFDWMQDDQQLVSNNQASDVVTTNEDADSFDNWNDFTGSPVTQNPSSSVLYSETNILAGKSETSVDAHQTKTEVGNSSSIEDFNWMQDDGWPSGNNKTTDAKGTNEDADSFDDWNDFAGLANAQHLSSNLSNSKITGESGKSELAKNNDDKRIAGGDSGSPRNFDWMQANQWQGSNDQASGIATTNEGADSFDDWNDFTGSPVTQNPSSSVSYSEINVLAGKSGTSADCDQTKTEVGNNSSIEDFSWMQDEGWPGSNNKTTNTKGANEDADSFDDWNDFTGSANAQHLSSNLSNSEIKGETGKSDFAMDNDDKKISEGASGASRNFDWMNDDQWQGSNNQASGIVTTNDDADSADDWNEFTGSSLAQNPSNSVSYSEINALAGKSETSADSHQTKTEVGNSSSIDDFSWMQDGGWSDSHNKTTDTKGANEDADSFDDWNDFTGSANAQISSSNPSNSETTGKTGKSEFAKDSDDKRIAVGASGSSSFDWTKDDQWKGSHNQASGIATSNEGADSFDDWNDFTGSTVTQNPSSSVSYSEINVLAGKSETSSDCHQTKTEVGNSSSIEDFSWMQDEGWPGKNNKTTDTKGANEDADSFDDWNDFIGSANAQYSSKNIDWKQDNQWQGSQKQASGILTANEGADSFDDWNDFTGSSVTQNPSSNASYSGQSVTSDFHQTKKQVGANTSVQLQSFDWMQNDLCPVSQKKSNDPKTTNVVSDSFDDIWNGFKQKATTRDSSGTISIPVQTSSEQSSVLNLFSSSNKSHSVNF from the exons ATGGCGTTCGAGATGCCATTGGATCAGATAAAGCAGTTACAGATCTTGCTTCGCAAAGATGCCAACCTCTCGTGGTACGACACCGACAAGAACGACCAACTCTCCCTCCCCAAGCTTCCTTCCGTTGCCGAAACCGTCGCCAATCTCGATCCCTCGCCACCGTACCTTCGCTGCAAGAACTGCGATGGTAGGCTCCTCCGCGGGGTGCAGTCCTCCATCTGCGTCTTTTGCGGCGCCAATCCTCACAAGGATCTCCCTCCCGAGCCCATCAAGTTCAAGGACACACTCGGTTACAAGTGGCTCCTTGATTCCCTTCAGCTCGATGGATCG GAGATGGTGGCACCTATGGAGGAGGAGGAGAATTCATCAAGCAGGAGGAGGAGTGAATCTAAAGATGAGATTCCCTTATCTGAGCTGCTAGATTTGGAAATTAGATGGCCAAGTGAGGCAGAGAGAACTCTGTCTAGTAATTCAGATTCGGAAGCATTCCAGGGGAAGAGTTCGTTGAGTTTGGCTGGAGTTGATCTTGATGGTTTTTTCGATCACAGGGAATCCGATTCAAATGCGTCTGGACAGACAATGGCTTTCGGAGATCAAGTGGGTGATACTGCTTCTTATAGTGCCATCCAAGCTAGTGAAAATCTTAGTTTGTTTCAGAATGTCCAAGCTTCAGAATTGGCTACACCTACAAGGTCTATGGAAGATCAGAGTGATGATTCCTTTTCTGGTTGGGCGGCCAACTTTAGATCCGCTAGTTCTGGTCCAGTTAATGAAGAGCCCGAGTCATCATTTGGTCATTCTAAAGTTCAAGATACAGTATCTGGATCCTCGAAAGATGATTTCAATCATTCAGTGTCCAAAGGAAATGATTGGTTTCAGGTTGATGGATGGAGAACTTCTAACCTAGAGGTACCTAACCAGAGTGGCAAACCAGAGCTGAACGTGGATTTTAATGATACCAAAACAGCAGAAAGCGCTACCAGTTCCTCTACCAGAAATTTGGACTGGATGCAAGATGACCAATGGCAAAGGAGTGATAATAAAACAACTGCTGCTGTTGTTACTGAGGCGGTTGAATATTCATTTGATGGATGGAATGATTTTACTGGCTCAGCTAGAGATAGTGCACAAGATCCTTCAAGTATTATTTCCAGATCAAATATAACTGAGCAGGTTGGAAAATCTGAAATTACCGCTGATCTTAACAATACCAAAGCAGAAGGTAATAGCTCTTCTATTGAAGATTTCAGCTGGATGCAAGATGACGTATGGCCAGGTAGCAATAACAAGACAACTGATACCAAGAGTACTAATAACGTTGAGGATTCATTTGATGACTGGAATGATTTCAGTGGATCAGCGAATGCACAATATTTGTCCAGTaatctctccaactccaagataACAGGTGAGTCTGGCAAATCCGAACTTGCCAAGAATAATGATGATAAAATAATAGCAGGAGGTGATAGTGGCTCATCTAGAAATTTTGACTGGATGCAAGATGATCAACAGCTGGTTAGCAATAACCAGGCTTCTGACGTTGTGACTACTAATGAAGATGCTGATTCATTTGATAATTGGAATGATTTTACTGGCTCCCCTGTTACACAAAATCCTTCCAGTAGTGTTTTGTATTCTGAGACAAACATTCTAGCTGGGAAATCTGAGACTTCTGTTGATGCTCACCAAACCAAAACAGAGGTAGGTAATAGCTCTTCTATTGAAGATTTCAACTGGATGCAAGATGACGGATGGCCAAGTGGCAATAACAAGACAACTGATGCCAAGGGTACTAATGAAGATGCTGATTCATTTGATGACTGGAATGATTTCGCTGGATTAGCCAATGCACAACATTTGTCCAGTaatctctccaactccaagataACAGGTGAGTCTGGCAAATCCGAACTTGCCAAGAATAATGATGATAAAAGAATAGCAGGGGGTGATAGTGGCTCACCTAGAAATTTTGACTGGATGCAAGCCAATCAATGGCAGGGGAGTAATGACCAAGCTTCTGGTATTGCGACCACTAATGAGGGTGCTGATTCATTTGATGATTGGAATGATTTTACTGGATCCCCTGTTACACAAAATCCTTCCAGTAGTGTTTCTTATTCTGAGATAAATGTTCTAGCTGGGAAATCTGGGACTTCTGCTGATTGTGATCAAACTAAAACAGAAGTaggtaataactcttctattGAAGATTTCAGCTGGATGCAAGATGAAGGATGGCCAGGTAGCAATAACAAGACAACTAATACCAAGGGTGCTAATGAAGATGCTGATTCATTTGATGACTGGAATGATTTCACTGGATCAGCCAATGCACAACATTTGTCCAGTAACCTCTCCAACTCTGAGATAAAGGGTGAGACTGGCAAATCTGACTTTGCCATGGATAATGATGATAAAAAGATATCAGAAGGTGCTAGTGGTGCATCTAGAAATTTTGACTGGATGAATGATGATCAATGGCAGGGGAGCAATAACCAGGCTTCTGGTATTGTGACTACTAATGATGATGCTGATTCAGCTGATGATTGGAATGAATTTACTGGATCCTCTCTTGCACAAAACCCTTCTAATAGTGTTTCGTATTCCGAGATAAATGCTCTTGCTGGGAAATCTGAGACTTCTGCTGATTCTCATCAAACCAAAACGGAGGTAGGTAATAGCTCTTCTATTGATGATTTCAGCTGGATGCAAGATGGAGGATGGTCAGATAGCCATAACAAGACAACTGACACCAAGGGTGCTAATGAAGATGCTGATTCATTTGATGACTGGAATGATTTCACTGGATCAGCCAATGCACAAATTTCATCAAGTAATCCCTCCAACTCTGAGACAACTGGCAAGACGGGCAAATCTGAATTTGCAAAGGATAGTGATGATAAAAGAATAGCAGTTGGTGCTAGTGGCTCATCAAGTTTTGACTGGACGAAAGATGATCAATGGAAGGGGAGCCATAACCAGGCTTCTGGTATTGCGACCTCTAATGAGGGTGCTGATTCATTTGATGATTGGAATGATTTTACTGGATCCACTGTTACACAAAATCCTTCCAGTAGTGTTTCATATTCTGAGATAAATGTTCTAGCTGGGAAATCTGAGACTTCTTCTGATTGTCATCAAACTAAAACAGAAGTAGGTAATAGCTCTTCTATTGAAGATTTCAGCTGGATGCAAGATGAAGGATGGCCAGGTAAAAATAACAAGACAACTGATACCAAGGGTGCTAATGAAGATGCTGATTCATTTGATGACTGGAATGATTTCATTGGATCAGCCAATGCACAATATTCCTCTAAAAATATTGACTGGAAACAAGATAATCAATGGCAGGGGAGCCAAAAACAGGCTTCTGGTATTTTGACTGCTAATGAAGGTGCTGATTCATTTGATGATTGGAATGATTTTACCGGCTCCTCTGTTACACAAAATCCTTCTagtaatgcttcatattctgGGCAATCTGTGACTTCTGATTTTCATCAAACCAAAAAACAAGTTGGTGCTAATACTTCAGTTCAACTTCAAAGTTTTGATTGGATGCAAAATGACCTATGCCCAGTTAGCCAAAAAAAATCAAATGATCCCAAAACTACTAATGTAGTTTCTGATTCATTTGATGATATTTGGAATGGCTTCAAACAAAAGGCCACTACACGAGATTCTTCCGGCACTATTTCAATACCAGTTCAGACTTCTTCTGAGCAAAGTTCTGTCTTGAATTTGTTCAGCTCCTCAAACAAATCGCATAGTGTGAATTTTTAG
- the LOC107633980 gene encoding uncharacterized protein LOC107633980, whose amino-acid sequence MEYFNKAKSVKLRSHLGKYLIADEDGEGLYQSRKSSAKNAIWEVELVEGKSHSIRLKSCHGLYLKATDTAFLLGMTGNRAVQSEMDAAGSSWKYEWEPRREGLSNHVKLRSWCGTYLRGNGGTPPWRNSVTHDDPHSSTTHSWILWTVEVVDNIIVGSFSKERYDDDAVVSVAALSDSYVRSPSSLPLCEDPAELQLTMDFFHRAKVVRFRSHHDKYLTADDDEESVVQDRNGATKSAKWLVEIVPEYDNIVRLKSCYNKYLTASNQPFLLGVTGRKVLQTHPSRLDSSVEWEPIRDGAQVKLKTRYGNFLRANGGLPPWRNSVTHDIPHRTSTQDWVLWDVDVLEIHVDYVPPPPPPTHSDSLNFESSTPSAVDAKSAQFSRQESSDSYVGSPPKMEGRTIYYHVAEDDGEVDDENVQGYSLIFKGNGVEELTKKFEEETGLEGVIVCSRSPLNGKLYPLRLQLPPNNVMMQVVLVLQSSKVAKDFEAQGLL is encoded by the exons ATGGAGTATTTCAACAAAGCCAAATCCGTGAAGCTTCGGAGCCACCTCGGCAAGTACCTAATCGCAGACGAGGACGGCGAAGGCCTCTACCAGAGCAGAAAAAGCTCGGCGAAGAACGCAATATGGGAGGTGGAGTTAGTAGAAGGGAAGAGCCACAGCATTCGGCTCAAGAGCTGTCACGGTCTGTACCTGAAGGCAACGGACACAGCGTTCCTTCTAGGAATGACCGGAAACCGGGCGGTGCAGTCGGAGATGGACGCAGCAGGTTCGAGTTGGAAGTACGAGTGGGAGCCACGAAGGGAAGGGTTGAGTAACCACGTGAAGCTGAGGAGTTGGTGTGGGACCTACCTTAGGGGAAACGGTGGCACTCCGCCTTGGAGGAATTCAGTTACGCACGACGATCCTCATAGTTCCACCACTCACTCTTGGATCTTGTGGACTGTGGAGGTTGTTGACAACATTATAGTTGGATCTTTTTCCAAAGAGAGATATGATGATGATGCGGTTGTTTCTGTGGCGGCGCTTTCTGATTCTTATGTAAGATCTCCGTCGTCGTTGCCGCTGTGTGAGGACCCCGCGGAGTTGCAGCTTACG ATGGACTTCTTCCACCGCGCCAAGGTGGTGCGTTTCCGCAGCCACCACGACAAGTACCTCACCGCCGACGACGATGAAGAATCCGTCGTCCAAGACCGCAACGGCGCCACCAAGAGCGCCAAGTGGCTCGTCGAAATAGTTCCCGAATACGACAACATCGTACGCCTCAAAAGCTGCTACAACAAGTACCTCACGGCATCAAACCAGCCCTTCCTCCTCGGCGTCACCGGCCGGAAGGTCCTCCAAACCCACCCCTCAAGACTTGACTCCTCCGTCGAATGGGAACCCATCAGAGACGGCGCCCAGGTCAAGCTCAAGACCCGTTACGGCAACTTCTTGCGGGCCAACGGTGGCTTGCCGCCGTGGAGGAACTCCGTTACACATGATATTCCGCATCGGACTTCCACTCAGGATTGGGTCTTGTGGGATGTTGATGTGTTGGAGATTCATGTTGATTATGTTCCTCCGCCTCCTCCTCCTACTCACTCTGATTCCCTCAATTTTGAATCGTCTACTCCTTCTGCTGTTGATGCCAAATCTGCTCAATTTTCTAGGCAGGAG TCGTCGGATTCATATGTGGGCTCGCCGCCGAAGATGGAGGGGAGAACTATATACTACCATGTTGCCGAGGATGATGGGGAAGTGGACGATGAGAATGTGCAGGGGTATTCTCTGATCTTCAAAGGGAACGGGGTGGAAGAATTGACAAAGAAGTTCGAGGAGGAGACAGGGTTAGAGGGAGTTATTGTGTGCAGTCGGAGTCCTTTGAATGGGAAGCTTTATCCTCTTCGATTGCAGCTTCCTCCAAACAATGTGATGATGCAGGTTGTTTTGGTTCTTCAATCGTCAAAAG TTGCAAAAGACTTTGAGGCACAAGGTTTACTTTGA
- the LOC107631918 gene encoding uncharacterized protein LOC107631918 isoform X2, translated as MVAPMEEEENSSSRRRSESKDEIPLSELLDLEIRWPSEAERTLSSNSDSEAFQGKSSLSLAGVDLDGFFDHRESDSNASGQTMAFGDQVGDTASYSAIQASENLSLFQNVQASELATPTRSMEDQSDDSFSGWAANFRSASSGPVNEEPESSFGHSKVQDTVSGSSKDDFNHSVSKGNDWFQVDGWRTSNLEVPNQSGKPELNVDFNDTKTAESATSSSTRNLDWMQDDQWQRSDNKTTAAVVTEAVEYSFDGWNDFTGSARDSAQDPSSIISRSNITEQVGKSEITADLNNTKAEGNSSSIEDFSWMQDDVWPGSNNKTTDTKSTNNVEDSFDDWNDFSGSANAQYLSSNLSNSKITGESGKSELAKNNDDKIIAGGDSGSSRNFDWMQDDQQLVSNNQASDVVTTNEDADSFDNWNDFTGSPVTQNPSSSVLYSETNILAGKSETSVDAHQTKTEVGNSSSIEDFNWMQDDGWPSGNNKTTDAKGTNEDADSFDDWNDFAGLANAQHLSSNLSNSKITGESGKSELAKNNDDKRIAGGDSGSPRNFDWMQANQWQGSNDQASGIATTNEGADSFDDWNDFTGSPVTQNPSSSVSYSEINVLAGKSGTSADCDQTKTEVGNNSSIEDFSWMQDEGWPGSNNKTTNTKGANEDADSFDDWNDFTGSANAQHLSSNLSNSEIKGETGKSDFAMDNDDKKISEGASGASRNFDWMNDDQWQGSNNQASGIVTTNDDADSADDWNEFTGSSLAQNPSNSVSYSEINALAGKSETSADSHQTKTEVGNSSSIDDFSWMQDGGWSDSHNKTTDTKGANEDADSFDDWNDFTGSANAQISSSNPSNSETTGKTGKSEFAKDSDDKRIAVGASGSSSFDWTKDDQWKGSHNQASGIATSNEGADSFDDWNDFTGSTVTQNPSSSVSYSEINVLAGKSETSSDCHQTKTEVGNSSSIEDFSWMQDEGWPGKNNKTTDTKGANEDADSFDDWNDFIGSANAQYSSKNIDWKQDNQWQGSQKQASGILTANEGADSFDDWNDFTGSSVTQNPSSNASYSGQSVTSDFHQTKKQVGANTSVQLQSFDWMQNDLCPVSQKKSNDPKTTNVVSDSFDDIWNGFKQKATTRDSSGTISIPVQTSSEQSSVLNLFSSSNKSHSVNF; from the coding sequence ATGGTGGCACCTATGGAGGAGGAGGAGAATTCATCAAGCAGGAGGAGGAGTGAATCTAAAGATGAGATTCCCTTATCTGAGCTGCTAGATTTGGAAATTAGATGGCCAAGTGAGGCAGAGAGAACTCTGTCTAGTAATTCAGATTCGGAAGCATTCCAGGGGAAGAGTTCGTTGAGTTTGGCTGGAGTTGATCTTGATGGTTTTTTCGATCACAGGGAATCCGATTCAAATGCGTCTGGACAGACAATGGCTTTCGGAGATCAAGTGGGTGATACTGCTTCTTATAGTGCCATCCAAGCTAGTGAAAATCTTAGTTTGTTTCAGAATGTCCAAGCTTCAGAATTGGCTACACCTACAAGGTCTATGGAAGATCAGAGTGATGATTCCTTTTCTGGTTGGGCGGCCAACTTTAGATCCGCTAGTTCTGGTCCAGTTAATGAAGAGCCCGAGTCATCATTTGGTCATTCTAAAGTTCAAGATACAGTATCTGGATCCTCGAAAGATGATTTCAATCATTCAGTGTCCAAAGGAAATGATTGGTTTCAGGTTGATGGATGGAGAACTTCTAACCTAGAGGTACCTAACCAGAGTGGCAAACCAGAGCTGAACGTGGATTTTAATGATACCAAAACAGCAGAAAGCGCTACCAGTTCCTCTACCAGAAATTTGGACTGGATGCAAGATGACCAATGGCAAAGGAGTGATAATAAAACAACTGCTGCTGTTGTTACTGAGGCGGTTGAATATTCATTTGATGGATGGAATGATTTTACTGGCTCAGCTAGAGATAGTGCACAAGATCCTTCAAGTATTATTTCCAGATCAAATATAACTGAGCAGGTTGGAAAATCTGAAATTACCGCTGATCTTAACAATACCAAAGCAGAAGGTAATAGCTCTTCTATTGAAGATTTCAGCTGGATGCAAGATGACGTATGGCCAGGTAGCAATAACAAGACAACTGATACCAAGAGTACTAATAACGTTGAGGATTCATTTGATGACTGGAATGATTTCAGTGGATCAGCGAATGCACAATATTTGTCCAGTaatctctccaactccaagataACAGGTGAGTCTGGCAAATCCGAACTTGCCAAGAATAATGATGATAAAATAATAGCAGGAGGTGATAGTGGCTCATCTAGAAATTTTGACTGGATGCAAGATGATCAACAGCTGGTTAGCAATAACCAGGCTTCTGACGTTGTGACTACTAATGAAGATGCTGATTCATTTGATAATTGGAATGATTTTACTGGCTCCCCTGTTACACAAAATCCTTCCAGTAGTGTTTTGTATTCTGAGACAAACATTCTAGCTGGGAAATCTGAGACTTCTGTTGATGCTCACCAAACCAAAACAGAGGTAGGTAATAGCTCTTCTATTGAAGATTTCAACTGGATGCAAGATGACGGATGGCCAAGTGGCAATAACAAGACAACTGATGCCAAGGGTACTAATGAAGATGCTGATTCATTTGATGACTGGAATGATTTCGCTGGATTAGCCAATGCACAACATTTGTCCAGTaatctctccaactccaagataACAGGTGAGTCTGGCAAATCCGAACTTGCCAAGAATAATGATGATAAAAGAATAGCAGGGGGTGATAGTGGCTCACCTAGAAATTTTGACTGGATGCAAGCCAATCAATGGCAGGGGAGTAATGACCAAGCTTCTGGTATTGCGACCACTAATGAGGGTGCTGATTCATTTGATGATTGGAATGATTTTACTGGATCCCCTGTTACACAAAATCCTTCCAGTAGTGTTTCTTATTCTGAGATAAATGTTCTAGCTGGGAAATCTGGGACTTCTGCTGATTGTGATCAAACTAAAACAGAAGTaggtaataactcttctattGAAGATTTCAGCTGGATGCAAGATGAAGGATGGCCAGGTAGCAATAACAAGACAACTAATACCAAGGGTGCTAATGAAGATGCTGATTCATTTGATGACTGGAATGATTTCACTGGATCAGCCAATGCACAACATTTGTCCAGTAACCTCTCCAACTCTGAGATAAAGGGTGAGACTGGCAAATCTGACTTTGCCATGGATAATGATGATAAAAAGATATCAGAAGGTGCTAGTGGTGCATCTAGAAATTTTGACTGGATGAATGATGATCAATGGCAGGGGAGCAATAACCAGGCTTCTGGTATTGTGACTACTAATGATGATGCTGATTCAGCTGATGATTGGAATGAATTTACTGGATCCTCTCTTGCACAAAACCCTTCTAATAGTGTTTCGTATTCCGAGATAAATGCTCTTGCTGGGAAATCTGAGACTTCTGCTGATTCTCATCAAACCAAAACGGAGGTAGGTAATAGCTCTTCTATTGATGATTTCAGCTGGATGCAAGATGGAGGATGGTCAGATAGCCATAACAAGACAACTGACACCAAGGGTGCTAATGAAGATGCTGATTCATTTGATGACTGGAATGATTTCACTGGATCAGCCAATGCACAAATTTCATCAAGTAATCCCTCCAACTCTGAGACAACTGGCAAGACGGGCAAATCTGAATTTGCAAAGGATAGTGATGATAAAAGAATAGCAGTTGGTGCTAGTGGCTCATCAAGTTTTGACTGGACGAAAGATGATCAATGGAAGGGGAGCCATAACCAGGCTTCTGGTATTGCGACCTCTAATGAGGGTGCTGATTCATTTGATGATTGGAATGATTTTACTGGATCCACTGTTACACAAAATCCTTCCAGTAGTGTTTCATATTCTGAGATAAATGTTCTAGCTGGGAAATCTGAGACTTCTTCTGATTGTCATCAAACTAAAACAGAAGTAGGTAATAGCTCTTCTATTGAAGATTTCAGCTGGATGCAAGATGAAGGATGGCCAGGTAAAAATAACAAGACAACTGATACCAAGGGTGCTAATGAAGATGCTGATTCATTTGATGACTGGAATGATTTCATTGGATCAGCCAATGCACAATATTCCTCTAAAAATATTGACTGGAAACAAGATAATCAATGGCAGGGGAGCCAAAAACAGGCTTCTGGTATTTTGACTGCTAATGAAGGTGCTGATTCATTTGATGATTGGAATGATTTTACCGGCTCCTCTGTTACACAAAATCCTTCTagtaatgcttcatattctgGGCAATCTGTGACTTCTGATTTTCATCAAACCAAAAAACAAGTTGGTGCTAATACTTCAGTTCAACTTCAAAGTTTTGATTGGATGCAAAATGACCTATGCCCAGTTAGCCAAAAAAAATCAAATGATCCCAAAACTACTAATGTAGTTTCTGATTCATTTGATGATATTTGGAATGGCTTCAAACAAAAGGCCACTACACGAGATTCTTCCGGCACTATTTCAATACCAGTTCAGACTTCTTCTGAGCAAAGTTCTGTCTTGAATTTGTTCAGCTCCTCAAACAAATCGCATAGTGTGAATTTTTAG